Proteins from a single region of Chryseobacterium sp. W4I1:
- a CDS encoding LacI family DNA-binding transcriptional regulator yields MNKKNATIYDISKKLNVSVATVSRALNDHPRISVATKDLVRKTAKEMNYKQNNLAKALKSGETKNVGIIVPYINTNFFSSVIRGIEEELSPHGYHVIICQSHEDVNIEKRHLNTLLNAQVDGIFMSVSKTTLDTDHIQSILDTTNTPIIFFDRKKDISGISTVTIDDYRGGYMATEHLINEGYKNICHFSGDLNLEIYQNRLNGYKQALIDHNLSIKEENIITTGSSIDEGIDAVKKLWDGKSVPDAIFSSSDFAALGACQELKKRKIKIPQEVAVIGFSNEPFTQFMELPMSSVDQTPVIMGKMAGQVFIDSVKENGSGVSIEKKVVLAPQLYIRKSSKRK; encoded by the coding sequence ATGAATAAAAAAAATGCCACAATATATGACATCTCAAAGAAGCTAAACGTAAGTGTGGCAACTGTTTCCAGAGCATTGAACGATCATCCGAGAATAAGCGTGGCAACGAAAGATTTGGTCAGGAAAACGGCCAAAGAAATGAATTACAAGCAAAATAATCTTGCCAAAGCTCTGAAAAGCGGGGAAACCAAAAACGTAGGAATCATCGTTCCTTACATCAATACCAATTTCTTTTCATCGGTGATCCGGGGAATTGAGGAAGAGCTTTCTCCCCATGGTTATCATGTGATTATCTGCCAGAGTCATGAGGATGTGAATATTGAAAAAAGGCATCTAAACACGCTGCTTAACGCCCAGGTTGACGGGATTTTCATGTCGGTTTCCAAGACAACTCTTGATACCGATCATATCCAAAGTATTTTGGACACAACCAACACTCCCATTATATTTTTTGACCGTAAAAAAGACATTTCAGGAATCAGTACAGTGACCATCGACGATTATCGTGGCGGTTACATGGCGACGGAACACCTGATTAACGAAGGTTATAAAAATATCTGCCATTTTTCCGGTGATTTAAATCTTGAAATTTATCAGAATCGTCTGAATGGTTACAAACAGGCTTTAATTGATCATAATTTAAGTATAAAAGAGGAAAACATCATCACAACCGGAAGTTCAATTGATGAGGGAATTGATGCGGTTAAAAAACTTTGGGATGGAAAATCGGTTCCCGATGCTATTTTCTCATCAAGTGATTTTGCAGCGTTGGGCGCTTGCCAGGAATTAAAAAAGCGTAAGATTAAAATACCTCAGGAAGTAGCAGTTATTGGATTTTCCAACGAACCTTTTACCCAATTTATGGAGCTTCCAATGAGTTCTGTGGATCAGACTCCCGTTATCATGGGGAAAATGGCGGGGCAGGTTTTTATTGATAGTGTGAAGGAAAATGGTTCCGGGGTTTCTATCGAGAAAAAAGTGGTGTTGGCGCCGCAGCTTTATATCAGGAAATCTTCGAAAAGGAAGTAG
- a CDS encoding MFS transporter yields MSSVKSLKPTTYRWTICLLLFLATTINYLDRQVLSLTWKDFIAPEFHWNNNDYGNITALFSIFYAVGMLFAGKFVDWMDTKKGFLWAIGIWSVGAVLHAFCGIATSGILTGNWLAGFHGSKEFISTVSNTSAIISTSVTLFIFARFVLAIGEAGNFPAAIKTTAEYFPKKDRAFSTSIWNAGATVGALAAPLTIPFIAKSMGWEWAFIIIGALGFVWMGLWVFVYKKPHLHKRVNEHELTYINQDQDDLPNEDTSVPEKVFTFKECFSYRQTWAFAFGKFMTDGVWWFFLFWTPAYLSSVYKMDSTQSALPLFVLYMITLLSIIGGWLPKYFVEKRGMNAYTGRMKAMLIFAFFPLLALLAQPLGKITYWIPVLIIGIAGAAHQAWSANIFSTVGDMFPKKAIATITGIGGMAGGIGSFLINKSSGLLFDHAHKAWTTVDGIPLLEKYPQYINERLPEGFFEQLEKSGAVISDGIDKGYMIIFSICAVAYLIAWTVMKALVPKYKVISK; encoded by the coding sequence ATGAGTTCAGTTAAATCTCTTAAACCGACTACCTACAGATGGACGATATGTCTTCTGTTATTTCTCGCTACTACGATCAATTATTTGGATCGTCAGGTGTTGTCATTAACGTGGAAAGACTTTATCGCACCAGAATTTCACTGGAATAACAACGATTACGGAAACATCACTGCATTGTTTTCTATATTTTATGCGGTAGGAATGCTTTTCGCAGGAAAGTTTGTGGATTGGATGGATACTAAAAAAGGTTTCCTTTGGGCAATCGGGATTTGGTCTGTTGGTGCGGTTTTACATGCATTCTGCGGAATTGCCACATCAGGGATTCTTACCGGAAACTGGTTAGCTGGCTTTCATGGTTCAAAAGAATTTATTTCTACTGTTTCCAATACATCTGCCATCATCAGTACGAGTGTTACGCTGTTCATTTTTGCACGTTTCGTATTGGCAATTGGTGAAGCAGGAAATTTCCCGGCAGCTATTAAAACTACGGCGGAATATTTCCCTAAAAAAGACAGAGCATTTTCTACAAGTATCTGGAATGCAGGAGCAACAGTTGGAGCTTTGGCAGCACCACTTACTATCCCTTTTATTGCAAAATCAATGGGTTGGGAATGGGCATTTATCATTATTGGTGCTTTAGGATTTGTATGGATGGGACTTTGGGTATTTGTTTACAAAAAACCACATTTACATAAGAGAGTTAACGAACATGAATTAACCTATATCAATCAGGATCAGGACGATCTTCCCAATGAAGACACTTCTGTTCCTGAAAAAGTATTTACATTCAAAGAATGTTTCAGCTACAGACAGACTTGGGCGTTTGCGTTTGGGAAATTCATGACAGACGGAGTTTGGTGGTTCTTTTTATTCTGGACACCTGCTTATTTAAGTTCGGTTTACAAAATGGATTCCACGCAAAGTGCATTACCATTATTCGTCCTTTATATGATCACTTTATTGTCGATTATCGGCGGCTGGCTTCCAAAATATTTCGTTGAAAAAAGAGGAATGAACGCCTATACAGGAAGAATGAAAGCGATGTTAATTTTTGCATTTTTCCCTTTATTAGCACTTTTAGCACAGCCTTTAGGAAAGATTACGTATTGGATTCCTGTATTAATTATCGGGATTGCAGGAGCAGCACATCAGGCTTGGTCGGCAAATATTTTCTCGACGGTTGGCGATATGTTTCCTAAAAAAGCGATTGCAACGATCACTGGAATTGGCGGAATGGCAGGAGGAATCGGATCATTTTTAATCAATAAATCTTCTGGCTTATTGTTTGATCATGCTCATAAAGCATGGACAACGGTTGACGGAATTCCATTGTTGGAAAAATATCCGCAATATATCAACGAACGTCTGCCGGAAGGTTTTTTTGAACAATTAGAAAAATCAGGAGCCGTAATTTCAGACGGAATCGATAAAGGGTATATGATTATTTTTTCGATCTGTGCAGTGGCGTATTTAATTGCATGGACCGTAATGAAAGCATTGGTTCCAAAATATAAAGTGATCAGTAAATAA
- a CDS encoding UxaA family hydrolase has product MQKKVLKVNPKDNVTVALVDLTQGETVTLDDLTYEIIKDTKAKHKFVTEDLAIGDEIIMYGVLVGKASQPIQKGEVITTENVKHQSAKIEGKTETTSWTVPNVDKWKDKTFMGYHREDGQVGTENVWLFFPLVFCENRNVEILKDVFEKELLFEKATKHQLLLRSLINNSETETAVEEDQDSRVFKNIEVKFITHQGGCGGIRQDAEALGRLLAGYVNNPNVAGATVLSLGCQNLQVQIFTDALQKISPNNKKPIIVYEQQKSGTVDEMLNGIIKDSYEAIKKANEIERKPAPISKLVLGLECGGSDGFSGISANPVLGQLSDLMAGIGGSTILSEFPELCGVEQELVNRCVNEEDAERFLQLMKDFEESVVAAGSGFDMNPSPGNIKDGLITDAMKSAGAAKKGGSSPINDVLDFTEYIKEPGLNLLCTPGNDVECTTALVGSGSNVVLFTTGLGTPTGNPVVPVVKISSNTSLSERMPDIIDFNTGDVITGEKTIDEKAEELLEFIIEVASGEVKTKAAILNQNDFIPWRRGVSL; this is encoded by the coding sequence ATGCAAAAGAAAGTACTGAAAGTAAATCCCAAAGATAATGTAACAGTGGCATTGGTTGATCTGACGCAGGGAGAAACTGTTACTTTGGACGATCTTACGTATGAAATTATAAAAGACACCAAGGCGAAACATAAATTCGTGACCGAAGATCTTGCCATTGGAGACGAGATTATTATGTATGGTGTTTTAGTCGGGAAAGCGAGTCAGCCGATCCAGAAAGGAGAGGTTATCACGACTGAGAACGTTAAGCATCAAAGCGCAAAAATAGAAGGTAAAACAGAAACAACTTCATGGACTGTTCCGAATGTTGATAAATGGAAGGATAAGACTTTCATGGGCTATCACAGAGAAGACGGACAGGTCGGAACAGAAAACGTTTGGTTATTTTTTCCATTGGTTTTTTGTGAAAACAGAAATGTTGAGATTTTAAAAGATGTTTTTGAAAAAGAATTATTGTTCGAAAAAGCGACAAAGCATCAGCTTTTATTAAGATCGTTAATTAATAATTCGGAAACGGAAACTGCTGTTGAAGAAGATCAGGACTCAAGGGTTTTTAAAAATATTGAAGTTAAATTCATCACGCACCAAGGCGGTTGTGGCGGTATTCGTCAGGATGCGGAAGCATTGGGAAGGTTATTGGCAGGTTATGTGAATAATCCGAACGTAGCCGGAGCAACGGTTTTGAGTTTGGGTTGTCAGAATTTACAGGTTCAGATTTTTACAGATGCATTGCAAAAAATAAGTCCGAATAATAAAAAACCGATCATCGTTTACGAACAACAAAAGTCTGGAACCGTTGATGAAATGCTCAACGGAATCATCAAAGATTCTTACGAAGCCATCAAAAAAGCCAATGAAATTGAAAGAAAGCCGGCGCCAATTTCAAAATTGGTTTTAGGATTGGAATGTGGTGGCTCAGACGGTTTTTCAGGAATTTCTGCCAATCCGGTTTTAGGACAATTATCAGATTTAATGGCAGGAATCGGTGGTTCAACCATCCTTTCAGAATTCCCCGAATTATGCGGAGTAGAGCAGGAATTGGTGAACCGGTGTGTGAACGAAGAAGATGCCGAAAGATTTTTACAGCTAATGAAAGATTTTGAAGAATCAGTCGTTGCTGCAGGTTCAGGTTTTGATATGAACCCGTCACCGGGGAATATCAAAGACGGACTGATAACCGATGCCATGAAGTCTGCAGGAGCGGCTAAAAAAGGCGGTTCATCTCCGATAAATGACGTTCTCGATTTTACAGAATACATCAAAGAACCAGGCTTAAATTTATTATGTACCCCCGGAAATGACGTTGAATGTACAACGGCTTTAGTCGGTTCCGGCTCAAACGTAGTTTTATTTACGACAGGTTTGGGAACGCCAACTGGAAATCCGGTTGTTCCTGTAGTAAAAATTTCGTCAAACACTTCTTTATCAGAAAGAATGCCCGATATCATTGACTTTAACACAGGAGACGTGATTACAGGCGAAAAAACAATCGACGAAAAAGCAGAAGAGCTTTTAGAATTTATCATTGAAGTCGCAAGCGGAGAGGTAAAAACAAAAGCCGCAATTTTAAATCAAAACGATTTTATTCCCTGGAGACGGGGAGTAAGTTTATAA
- a CDS encoding glycoside hydrolase family 28 protein — protein sequence MNFQNISLLSLFFFLLFSSGVKSQDKFPDGTPIPKWFKENKPTDLNKLGKKYIITDFGVKNDSTILQTKEVQAVIDMAAKNGGVIIVPKGTFLISSVFFKQGTHLHLEKGAKLKGSDDISDFPVVETRMEGQTVKYFPALINANGLDGFTISGKGTLDGNGLRFWKAFWKRRQWNPKCTNMDEMRPRIIYISNSKNVQIEDITVKNSPFWSTHYYKSEFVKLLNLTILAPKEPVKAPSTDAVDIDACTNFLIKNCYLSVNDDAIALKGGKGPKADKDPNNGENRNIIIEDNTFGFCHSALTCGSESIHNYNIIFRNSTVKDASRLLHLKMRPDTPQHYEYITLDNIKGNVKTFLYIKGWNQFFDLKGEEKPKTRSANNIVLKNIDISCETGFDIEKSDLYELKDFTFENLKIKALKPEEQNLSVIKNLKKVKVEVTKESTLNTSYDKKDDTDAAQK from the coding sequence ATGAATTTTCAAAATATCTCACTCTTATCCCTGTTTTTTTTCTTATTATTTTCATCAGGAGTAAAAAGCCAGGATAAATTTCCCGATGGAACACCTATCCCGAAATGGTTTAAAGAAAATAAGCCAACAGACCTTAATAAATTAGGAAAAAAGTACATTATTACAGATTTCGGGGTTAAAAACGACAGTACAATTCTTCAAACAAAAGAAGTTCAGGCCGTTATTGATATGGCTGCTAAAAACGGAGGGGTAATCATCGTTCCAAAAGGAACATTCCTGATCAGCTCTGTTTTCTTTAAGCAGGGAACGCATTTGCATTTGGAGAAAGGCGCGAAGCTGAAAGGAAGTGATGATATCAGTGATTTCCCGGTCGTAGAAACAAGGATGGAAGGCCAGACGGTGAAATATTTTCCGGCATTAATCAACGCAAACGGATTGGATGGCTTTACCATATCAGGAAAAGGAACGTTGGACGGAAATGGATTGCGCTTTTGGAAGGCATTCTGGAAAAGACGCCAATGGAATCCTAAATGTACAAATATGGACGAAATGAGGCCTCGGATCATCTATATTTCAAATTCAAAAAATGTTCAGATTGAAGATATTACTGTGAAAAATTCGCCTTTCTGGAGCACACATTATTATAAGAGTGAATTTGTGAAATTGCTGAATTTAACGATTTTAGCACCGAAAGAACCGGTAAAAGCACCGAGTACGGACGCCGTTGATATTGATGCATGTACCAATTTCCTAATTAAAAACTGCTATCTGTCAGTAAACGATGATGCCATTGCATTGAAAGGCGGAAAAGGTCCGAAAGCAGATAAAGATCCCAACAATGGTGAAAACAGGAATATCATCATTGAAGACAATACTTTTGGATTCTGCCATTCTGCATTAACTTGTGGAAGTGAATCGATTCATAATTACAATATCATTTTCAGAAACTCAACAGTAAAAGATGCATCAAGATTATTGCACTTAAAAATGAGACCGGATACGCCGCAACATTACGAATATATTACCCTTGATAACATCAAAGGAAATGTAAAAACCTTCCTCTATATAAAAGGTTGGAATCAGTTTTTTGATTTGAAAGGAGAGGAGAAACCGAAAACCAGATCGGCAAATAATATTGTGTTAAAAAATATAGATATCAGTTGTGAAACAGGCTTTGACATTGAAAAATCAGACTTGTATGAACTGAAAGATTTTACCTTTGAAAACCTAAAGATAAAAGCACTGAAGCCTGAAGAACAGAATTTAAGCGTGATTAAAAATCTTAAGAAAGTAAAGGTAGAAGTCACAAAAGAAAGCACGCTCAATACATCTTATGATAAAAAAGACGATACCGACGCCGCCCAAAAATAA
- a CDS encoding tagaturonate reductase, whose product MENQTKQKLNRELIGFKEKLPIRIVQFGGGNFMRGFTDCVIDKLNKEAGFNAGIVNVQPTPGGSVHKLEEQDNLYTLFSRGIKKREIIDTKQVISAIQKSINPYTNYDEFLALAKEEELEFIFSNTTETGIAYDESENNYAGAHKNFPAKLTVLLYERFKHFNGAEDKGLRIIPCELIEDNALALKEIILKYAQLWNLDFNFVQWIEHSNYFHNTLVDRIVPGYPKDDAETYEDQLDYEDQMMVVSEVFLLFVIEDLANLKERIPFDKIDEQILVVDDIQPYRLRKVRILNGGHTLMLAPAILSGKETVKESIDDQFLGQFLSETIFNEVNPTLGLDENELKDFAEEVFDRFRNPFIKHYQASIALYFVSKFKVRILPSLIKYVEINQKLPLNLTFSLASLIRFYQGNFGEKSLPINDEEAIVARFKEIWVNEDYEKVAELALSETTFWDTDLTKVIGLKSAVAKALWEIDHNDIETAYHNFIQFYS is encoded by the coding sequence ATGGAAAATCAGACAAAACAGAAATTAAATCGTGAATTAATAGGTTTTAAGGAAAAACTTCCGATCAGAATTGTACAGTTTGGAGGCGGAAATTTCATGAGAGGATTCACAGATTGTGTAATTGATAAATTAAATAAAGAAGCAGGATTTAATGCAGGAATTGTAAATGTACAGCCAACTCCGGGCGGTTCGGTTCATAAACTGGAAGAGCAGGATAATTTGTACACTCTTTTCTCAAGAGGAATTAAAAAAAGGGAGATCATTGATACAAAACAAGTGATTTCTGCGATTCAAAAATCGATCAATCCTTATACAAATTACGATGAATTCTTAGCATTGGCAAAAGAAGAAGAATTAGAATTTATCTTCTCCAATACAACAGAAACGGGAATTGCTTACGATGAATCAGAAAATAATTATGCGGGTGCGCACAAGAATTTTCCTGCGAAACTAACGGTTTTATTATACGAAAGATTCAAACATTTCAATGGAGCAGAAGATAAAGGATTGAGAATTATTCCTTGTGAACTGATCGAAGACAATGCTTTAGCTTTAAAAGAAATTATCTTAAAATATGCCCAACTTTGGAATTTAGATTTTAACTTTGTGCAATGGATTGAACATAGTAATTATTTCCACAATACATTGGTAGACAGGATCGTTCCGGGTTATCCGAAAGATGATGCAGAAACCTATGAAGATCAGTTAGATTATGAAGATCAAATGATGGTGGTTTCGGAAGTCTTTTTGCTTTTTGTGATTGAGGATCTGGCAAATCTAAAAGAAAGAATTCCTTTCGATAAAATTGACGAGCAGATTTTGGTTGTTGATGATATTCAGCCATATCGTTTAAGAAAAGTGAGAATTTTGAATGGTGGTCATACGTTGATGTTGGCTCCGGCTATTTTATCAGGAAAAGAAACGGTAAAGGAATCTATTGATGATCAGTTTTTAGGTCAGTTTTTAAGTGAAACAATATTCAATGAAGTAAACCCGACGTTAGGTTTAGATGAAAATGAATTAAAGGATTTTGCTGAAGAAGTTTTCGACCGGTTCAGAAATCCTTTTATCAAACATTATCAGGCAAGTATTGCACTGTATTTTGTATCTAAATTTAAAGTGAGAATTCTTCCGAGCCTGATAAAATATGTTGAAATTAACCAAAAATTACCGCTTAATTTAACCTTTTCATTGGCAAGTTTAATCAGATTCTATCAAGGGAATTTTGGTGAAAAATCTCTTCCGATAAATGATGAAGAAGCGATTGTTGCTAGATTCAAGGAAATCTGGGTAAACGAAGATTATGAAAAAGTCGCAGAATTGGCGTTAAGCGAAACCACTTTCTGGGACACAGACCTTACCAAGGTTATCGGCTTGAAGTCTGCAGTAGCAAAGGCATTGTGGGAAATTGATCACAACGATATCGAAACTGCATATCACAACTTTATACAATTTTATTCTTAA